The nucleotide window GTCGCCTCCGGCCTGAATGTCGTACTCAGCAACTCGCGCGGACCCGAGTCCCTCGCCGCCCTGGTCGCCGAACTCGGCCCACGAGCTCGCGCGGCCACACCGCCCGAGGCCGCCCAGGCGGGCGACCTGGTCGCGGTGGCCATCCCCCTGAACGCCTATGACCGGCTTCCCGCCACGGAGTTGGCGGGAAGAACCGTCATCGACCTCATGAACTACCACCCGGAGCGGCACGGCCCGATCGCCGTGCTGGACTCGGGCGGGATGACGCCCAGTCGCCTGGTCCAGCGGCACCTGGTCGGGTCCTCCGTGGTGAAGGTGTTCAGCGACATCGACTTCCGCCGTCTGCGCCCCGGCCCCCGGCTGGGTGTCCTCGACCGCAGCATCCTGCCCGTCGCGGGCGACGACGTGGACGCCAAGGCGGAGGTGTCCCGGCTGCTGAATGCCCTCGGCTACCACGTGTTGGACGTCGGCACGTTCGAGAACAGCCGGGTGCTCACTACCCTCGCGGTCGCCACCGAACAGGCCAGGGCGGTCACACGGGCGATGGCCGAGAAACTGGAGATCCTCCCGCCGGGCTCTCCCGGCTACGTGAACTGGCCGACCGCGTCCTGCTCCGCCGCCGTGAGGATCCGTCTGTCGCCCCAGGAACAGCGGATCATGACACTGACTGCCGCCGGCCGTTCGCTGTCAGAGGTGGCACAGGAGATGTACTTGTCGGAGAAGACAGTCAGGAACTATCTGAGCCGTATCTACGGGAAACTCGGCGTACGGTCCCGATACCAAGCCATTCTCCACTGGCTGGGGCACGTGGATACCCCTGACGTCGATTCCAGCGTGTCCCCGGCTGGCCAGGACCACCGAGCCCCAGCCGACCGGTCGTCGACCGCAGTTGTGACGGACCCCCGGCTCGGCCCGATGTAGCCCACCAAGGAAGTGTGGCTGATCGTCCGTAAGGAACGGCTGTACCTCTGGGCGTTGTGCTTCACCAACGCGCCAAGGGTCCGCCGGTCGCCGCGGTGGAGCAGCTCCACCGCGGCGACCGAGGGGCGAGGACCGCATCCCTGCCGCTACAGCGACGTCATCAGGGCGTGCCCTACGCGGTCACGGCGGCGCACTGAGCACTGTGCATCGTGAAGTTGCTGGTCACGGGTCTGGTGTGCTCGTGCTGGTCGCGGCGGATGACCTCGGCGTAGATCATCGGTCACCAGGCGACTTCGCGGTTCGTCAGGCATCCCATGCCGTTTTTCGGCGGCTCGGGAGTGCGGGTCTGTTTCCTAAATGCCCGCGCACTCCACGTAGGCATACCAGTTGCTCTCGTCATACCAGTACCAATAGGTACCAGTGGGGGTTCCGCCCCTCTTCTTACATTCCGCCTTAGCGAGTTGCGCAGCCTCAGTCTTGTAGGGGGCAGGGCCGCCCGTGACCTTCTGGACCGCGGATGCGGGCAACGCGGCCAAGACCACCAAAGCTCCTGACATCACCACCATCGCGAGTCCTCTCTTCATGGCCTGCGAACCAACAGGGTTTCTCTTGCTGCGCATATGAATCCGTTTCTGTGCAAGTCGGAAGCCCCGCTTCGGGGCCGTTGAACGTCCCAAGAGGACGGCCAGCCATGGCGAAATTCTCGCAGTCGTCGCCAAGGGACGCATAGAGGCAAATGTCCCTAGCGCGGGCGGAGATGTCACTTGCCGATGTGCATGTCCTTTGCCCCCCACACACACCGCCCCGATACCGGGTGTGAGACGCACGCCCCGCATAGCCTGGCCGTCGGTCTGGCGGCTGTGTTCTGCACAGTCG belongs to Streptomyces graminofaciens and includes:
- a CDS encoding NAD(P)-binding domain-containing protein — encoded protein: MIQPPTLGLIGCGMVGNALARLAVASGLNVVLSNSRGPESLAALVAELGPRARAATPPEAAQAGDLVAVAIPLNAYDRLPATELAGRTVIDLMNYHPERHGPIAVLDSGGMTPSRLVQRHLVGSSVVKVFSDIDFRRLRPGPRLGVLDRSILPVAGDDVDAKAEVSRLLNALGYHVLDVGTFENSRVLTTLAVATEQARAVTRAMAEKLEILPPGSPGYVNWPTASCSAAVRIRLSPQEQRIMTLTAAGRSLSEVAQEMYLSEKTVRNYLSRIYGKLGVRSRYQAILHWLGHVDTPDVDSSVSPAGQDHRAPADRSSTAVVTDPRLGPM